The sequence ATCACTATGCCTCTGGGCTGGAATCCTATTCTAATTCTCACGCATCAAAGCAccgtaaaaaaataaatgaatgacAAGTGCCGTTTTTTATGCATACAAATTCCTCATTGGAAATCTTTTATGGCGCCGAATGGAATGTGTTCAAATCTTTAAAAACCCTTCTTTATTGGCCTCAAACATGAAACACATAGTGGTGGTAGTGTCACACTTCTTCATGGAAATGAGAAAACACAAGCAATAAATTTTATTCATACGTTCCCcaaagttcaaactcaaaatacAAAACAGAAATTGCAACATATATTAAAGTATTGTTCCACCGCAATGAAACTACAAGTTTAAAACCAAATCTAACACAAAAAGTGACATTATTTCTTCTTCTCAACTTTCTCATCCTCGCTCTTGCTCCAACATGATTGCTCTTGCTCCAACATGATTGCAAAATCGACACAGGCAACCCACAACCCCTTGAGCTAGTGAAGCTGTTGTACATTAGAGATCCTCCGTCGCCAAGTGCTTTGCACTTTCGGTCTCCACAAGCATAGCCCATCATGCATATAGTGAACTTAGAATCAAGGTCCTTTGCAGTAGCAACATAACAATGCAAAGCCAAAGAAAACTTTGCTGGCTGGAAGCAACACAACGCCCTCTCCAGCAGTAGAGACAAATTTTACTCTAGTACCattcattaatattttatttagttatttatataCCGGTACTGATGTCAATGTTAAATCACTAAATGTTATTTCTTAAAAGAAAGTGATGATTTTGGGGTACAGAAACTGAAATTTTGTTCAACATCTTCATCCTAAGTTTGAatgaataaattttttgttGTAAAGATTGCGCCAAGAATGTTGGTATAAAACCATCTTATTGACTTCTTGCATGAATATGATTTCAATGGGAATTTACTACATAAAATTTGTACCAGGCTTCTTGTGAGTTTTTACGTTGGGGATGAGATTCGAAGCCTGATCCAATTGTAAGTGCTTTCAAAATAAAAGACTCGTCAACTGATTTATCACTGTATAATTTGTTGAATCTTTGATATATGTTGGTTATTTGGATAATATATTTGCGTCATTCAATAGTTTTTGCTATAAAATCATGTTTTAATATTGTGTTGGTTGGTGAACCAAAATCAACCTTCTAAGATAAACTGATAAAAGCTTATGTATTACGTACTATCAAGCTCTTTTGGTTTCGAGCTTCTGTATCAGTTCACCCCATTTTGTATCTCCAATCACATACCATCTTGTTTGTTGTTTATATACTTAGATGTGTAAATATTGGTAATATTCCTTGGGCTGTAGCTAGGGGtggattttcggtataccgtaaaaaaaatattggcatgaaaaaaattcataccagtaccgatatcaaaattttgaaatgttggtatggaaaaaatccatatttgtaCCGTATAAATAccgaaaaaaattcaatataccaaaaaaatatctATATTTCAAAAAAAGTTCGGTAAGGTATCACGAAAAGTCGGTATTTTAGCTCGGTATCCCAGCCCTAGCTGTAGCTTTTTGAAGATACCAAAATcaaaaagaatatatatatatatatattgaaatttaattaatatagttAATTCTTTTATTGACAGTGAAACAAATATGTACATTTTTTATTGTTATGTTTATAAtgatttctttatttattatcatttttataaattttttatgcttAATCTTTGGTTTTTAAgggttttgaaaattaaaatatatattagaaaataaCATACAAATGTGTATATGCacccaaaatatatatttttcattttgttttgaaCATCATTGCATATTTGACTTTTGTTTTATCCTACATCTTTATTTATACAAGTCCTAAAACATCTAGATCTTTCTAGTGTATGCCACACTATTCTACACTATAGAGTATTCTAGATTGTCTTACATATATTTACATGTGTTGTATTGTAGAATAAATTAAATGTAAGATCGAGCGCTATCCGTTTTACCAAAAGCTGTAACTGGTGGTAATgatcaactcaaatcttttaaaccatgCACATAACAGTGTAAGCGTCATGTTTCGATCGCTCTACGAAGAAAGAAAAATTATTGTACCTCAACAAGATTCCTTCCAATAACTACACTCCTTGCAATTAATGAGAATTGAACCTATGACATTGGCTCTGATATCAATTGTAGGACCGAGTATTTGCcgttttaccaaaagttatagctTATGGTAatagtgcaactcaaatcttttaaaccacaCAGCACTGCAAGcgacatggttcgatcgctAGCTCTACGTACCTAGCAAGGAGAATTATTGCATCTcaacactatttttttttttcaaagtccTCACATCTTGCTAGAATGTCATGAAAACTTCTAGACACAACATATTTCACAATATTTTAGGTCATACACATGAACCTAGAATCTTCAAGTTTTGTTCATAATTTTTTGATCTTTTCGCACGAACATAGAACCTTAATATTTTTTCACAATGTTCTAGGTCTTTCTACATGGACCTAGAACCTTCAATCCCCTTCTCAACTTATACAATAAGATTTCAGATGCCACCAAACCTTTATGATAGATTTCTTGTCCAATTCTTTTCGTGTCACGCGTCAAAACTGTGTGGTTTTATGATTTATTCACAAgcatattatattaattatgtaGATTAAAATGAAATTGAAAAGTTAACAtagtaaaatataatatgtaatTGTTCTACATCTAAATTTTCTCCAAGGTTTATTTATTATCTATTTTTAGTGTTCATTAAATTTCTTGTATGAAATAAGATTGTTATAATACagtatgatttataatattttattcgtATTTATTTGGAAATATattgcattaatttaataaattttggttaaaataatgatttaattagaaattatgTGTAACTTTTAAAATGCTAACTCTAATTATCATAATTaacatattaattttttattattttattattctatTTGTTAATGATattcaatatatatttatttatcttgttttGTATATAATAAATTGGTCAATCGATTGAAATTATTATTAGGATTTAATTTGTTGGACAATTGATTTGTAGAGAACATTGTTCTTTTGGTTTTATGATATATTCACGCATATATTATACTATATACTTACTATATCTGTCTCAGTTTTATTTGTCACGTCTTTTTAATCTGTGTTAAAGAAATAAGAATATATAATCGgaacatataaaatatataataaaaacaatGATTTAGAATCAAATGATATTCAAAAGTTAATAGTTTAAatacaatatataattattttactcgtaaatatttctcttttttttgtgacgtgagaacccgcagccgctatcTTCGGTGCGCACGGTGTAAACccccggactaacgcaataacttgcaaactacgttagccaggtaaaccacactaggcaagcCCAGGGAGAATCGAACTCCTGCCCTCTGGTCAAGAGTTCACCTAttccaccaacttggacacccccTTACTGGCTCGTAAATATTTCCCTTCGGTTTAatttatactttttttttttttgagttaaaGTGTGAGTAATATGTCAAAATTAGATTTCGAACTCAACTTCGTCTCAACTTATAATACGCACAACGTTTTCATCGTCAATAAGCACAAACCTTTCATCATAAAatggaacaaaaaaaaaacatcgaaGAACCAGAGAAAAAACTAAAGATTTAGTTGATCACATCAAGAAAATGACAtgggaaaaataattaaaaaaagcaAGCATGCACGCTGTGCATTGCcaaaacaaaactcaaaactAAAACATGAAAAACAATCAACTGAAAAACTACGAAGCGGTCACTTATTGATGCCAGTTGCATTCTTCACAGATTCAGCTGCACCTTGCGCCTTAGCTTTTACCTGCTGTCCAGCCTAAACATCAACAAAAAGATCGTCACGTTATCGACACAATATCCGGACCCGTATTAGCATACACGAGTAGTTACAAATGAAATATAAAATCCCTTTGTATCATTGTATGTCTCCATGTCTAAATATCAAGAATAGTTCGTGGTGCGTCTTAACATAATTAAGGGGCGAGTCGCATAAAGATTACCTCCTGCACTGTTTCCTTGGCAGATTGTGCAGCGTTACTAGCCTTGTCCATCATCTGGTTGCATTTTTCCTGCAATGATCAGACACAAACTTTTAATGTTAATCGGATTTCAGATGCCGATTTTACTTATAACAGAGACAATAAAGGGTAACTAAAACCTGTGCCTGGCCCTTGGCCTGGCCGGCTTGGTAGCTCAAGTTCTGTGAATTATCCATTTTCTTGTTTGAACGATAAAGATTGATATATAATTAACGTAGGGATTTTGTTGCT comes from Henckelia pumila isolate YLH828 chromosome 4, ASM3356847v2, whole genome shotgun sequence and encodes:
- the LOC140867264 gene encoding uncharacterized protein, with translation MDNSQNLSYQAGQAKGQAQEKCNQMMDKASNAAQSAKETVQEAGQQVKAKAQGAAESVKNATGINK